One region of Carassius carassius chromosome 41, fCarCar2.1, whole genome shotgun sequence genomic DNA includes:
- the LOC132123173 gene encoding C3a anaphylatoxin chemotactic receptor-like yields MANNSSGFENITGPQLNNSEFSSMEIFNIFIYFVVLALGFVGNGLVIYVTGYKMKTTVNSIWFLSLAIADFIFILVIILNIFHAFNKRVWLFGDFMCKVVSFVSVLNMFASIFLLTAISLDRCLSTWVIVWAQNKRTLVKARIICTLMWVLAICCSIPFVLFRSGKNKKCSYVCDISITKSLFIYRFIVGFLIPFLIIASSYIAIGVRAKRLKRGKKLKSFRVIISVILAFFICWFPFHVQQLSLVIANENGWSETEKVISQIGPFVYCLVHLNSCLNPILYVFMCEEFKMKLKQSLLLVLETAFAEDHLSFRTSRASTCSRLSESQGLKQNNGTTISSCSSGQDSKTCC; encoded by the exons ATGG CAAACAACAGTTCGGGATTTGAGAATATAACAGGTCCACAGTTGAACAACTCAGAGTTTTCAAGCATGGAAATTTTCAATATATTCATATACTTTGTCGTCCTTGCTCTGGGTTTTGTTGGAAACGGGCTTGTCATATATGTGACTGGCTACAAAATGAAGACGACCGTCAACTCCATTTGGTTTCTCAGCTTGGCGATTGCAGACTTCATCTTCATCTTAGTCATCATCCTCAACATATTTCATGCCTTTAACAAGAGGGTTTGGCTCTTTGGTGACTTCATGTGCAAAGTTGTATCCTTCGTGTCAGTTCTAAACATGTTTGCCAGCATTTTTTTGCTCACTGCCATCAGTCTGGACCGATGCCTGTCCACCTGGGTGATTGTTTGGGCTCAAAACAAACGAACTCTGGTCAAAGCCAGGATCATCTGTACACTCATGTGGGTTTTAGCCATTTGCTGCAGCATCCCATTTGTCCTCTTTCGCTCAGGGAAGAATAAAAAATGTTCCTATGTTTGCGATATAAGCATCACAAAGTCTCTGTTCATATACAGGTTTATAGTGGGCTTTCTCATCCCCTTTCTGATCATTGCATCTTCATACATTGCTATCGGAGTGCGGGCCAAACGTCTCAAAAGAGGAAAGAAGCTAAAGTCTTTCCGGGTCATTATATCTGTGATCCTGGCCTTTTTCATATGCTGGTTTCCTTTTCATGTTCAACAACTGTCTCTCGTAATTGCAAACGAAAATGGGTGGAGTGAAACTGAAAAAGTAATCAGTCAAATAGGACCATTCGTTTACTGCCTGGTTCATCTCAACAGCTGTCTGAACCCCATTCTCTATGTGTTCATGTGCGAGGAGTTTAAAATGAAGCTTAAACAGTCTCTGCTGCTGGTGCTGGAGACGGCTTTTGCTGAAGATCATCTGTCTTTCCGAACATCTCGCGCTTCCACATGTTCACGCCTCTCAGAATCACAAGGTCTCAAACAGAATAATGGAACAACCATCTCATCATGCAGCAGCGGCCAGGACAGCAAGACTTGCTGTTAG
- the LOC132123017 gene encoding C3a anaphylatoxin chemotactic receptor-like → FGLAFGDFGCKLSSLVTVLNMFASTFLLTVISLDRCLSIWVVVWARTKRTVLKARIICLLIWLAAVACTMPCVIFRKTFHISPQQIVCILDFSGLKAYRREVVFRFVVGFLIPFVIMLASYVAIGVRINRLRKDNKLKPFHIILSVILDFFFCWLPFYVYRFLEVWLHEKNETNPSDELTSFKNVFDQIGLFIVNLAYLNSCLNPFLYIFMCKDFQKKLKRSLVMVFESTFAEEHLGLLSQHFQSQHKSYSQSGTGPSLTQSVTLEA, encoded by the coding sequence TTTGGATTGGCCTTTGGTGACTTTGGGTGCAAGTTGAGTAGCCTGGTGACTGTGCTGAATATGTTTGCCAGCACATTCCTGCTGACAGTGATCAGTCTGGACCGCTGCCTGTCCATCTGGGTGGTGGTGTGGGCTCGGACTAAACGAACCGTCCTGAAAGCGAGGATAATCTGCCTGCTTATTTGGTTAGCAGCAGTTGCTTGCACCATGCCTTGTGTCATCTTTCGgaaaacatttcacatttctCCACAACAAATAGTGTGCATCCTTGATTTTTCAGGACTGAAAGCCTACAGGAGGGAGGTTGTGTTCCGTTTTGTAGTGGGTTTCCTCATCCCATTTGTCATAATGTTAGCTTCTTATGTGGCGATCGGGGTACGAATTAATCGCCTCCGGAAAGACAATAAACTAAAACCCTTTCATATTATCCTATCTGTAATCCTGGACTTCTTCTTCTGCTGGCTTCCATTTTATGTTTACCGGTTCCTCGAAGTGTGGTTGCATGAAAAGAATGAGACGAACCCATCAGATGAGCTGACCAGCTTCAAGAATGTTTTTGACCAGATAGGGCTCTTCATAGTCAATCTTGCTTACTTGAACAGCTGCCTGAATCCTTTCTTGTATATATTCATGTGTAAAGATTTTCAGAAAAAGCTCAAGCGGTCTTTGGTGATGGTGTTCGAGAGCACCTTTGCAGAGGAACATCTGGGTCTCCTCTCGCAACATTTCCAATCCCAACACAAATCTTATTCCCAGAGTGGAACCGGACCCAGTCTGACCCAGTCTGTGACACTTGAGGCTTAA